The following coding sequences lie in one Ictalurus punctatus breed USDA103 chromosome 16, Coco_2.0, whole genome shotgun sequence genomic window:
- the parp14rs4 gene encoding protein mono-ADP-ribosyltransferase PARP14 isoform X1 — MENYPYPLLVEGDWSSVNAKTLQSKVHIYFQSRKKSQGGDCVIKLSDRSCTVFFKSEEIRDQVLAKAEHAILIEKQEVKLTVSKPDSEAAKTGSDVSAGALQTAARTTCSVRVDNVPADAITNKELLELYFDKWGGPVEKIITNPEEKTIIITFRSQNAAKRILEKTDHTLFSQPVTMRPYHGLDVSQTEASEGLEDTKWCSAVVLENVPEDINQEYLSLLVGSIGNHSEDEYSLELIPESSTAVSTFNDPSAVEKFLTECGNNRTFQKYGLKARRLETSRRVKVENLPAQCNDEFLELYFEKHVGKVESIKAMADEQVAIVTFSDQQAVQKALGKKHLIRNTQVDIYPYYTSLGSALYGKDRPAWTLPKPFTDKIHPAIREFLQKKGQISSICNQMSSHFCQVNMDNDEVLFSPLPALLRQKGITKKHIDNWKLDTIDAFKHILSSFGVFEYAVIPSVWTAVEKDIRSVVKDKAVLEVDFSTGCLTLAGMANDINILKPILEKVLKEASLQMERDMNKTSSSIIMSTGIFLLFQQEGLQHSASAKYPQLELMYKKDTNQLTLTGLPVEIIDIKNMILERQLCMKEKILKMDSSLLEFLRSVDSEEMSGDLFISKRISAVYRFENGNIVLTASTDKALTEAEEKLYTTLIFQSLSVEDQDLLGKPEWQALTNELYGTYNLSRKKTVLIKSSRNGVVVCGFQEPVREVSKSLEQFIDAHSRIEEAVRVQSYAVVKFIREKMPQLWQKFQKGDELNIKFDSKRPLIRVSGERIHVQPALNCFQKIARSLHTDRLTIRKAGAKKYFEEQEAMVMMMIKEQRFVVVLEDASMEEEDEESYNEESDVEGRAEDFGQLFCEVQAPGGIVIKVLKADICQIKVDVVVNAANEDLKHIGGLALALLNAAGPSLQQSSDQYVAKHGKLLPGNAITTEAGHLPCKYVVHAVGPRYYSTDKFTAVKKLRQAVRESLNQAEFKRCSSIAVPAISSGIFGFPLDLCTEKIAEELHAYVEDQTRQGGRNTLKEIHLVDNNPTTVSAMAQAVKKEFSDFKPRMTFPQQMGRGSGHRTHGHHGQNYRGHGNRGQGYRGQGAGTHRDMVARGNDSRMYRAKDSEDFETQRQPYSNPQLRTQFEDKARSGSGFLETQSTKEGLKIILRKGNIQDARSAVIVNTVSEDLDLSKGAVSKALLSTAGPQLQAETYSHLKAFRTPSPNHGDIVETKGYNLNCLKVFHTVCPFWSGGHRSEDEILKGIIQKCLIKAENQKMASISFPAIGTGNLGFPRDVVSRIFLSEIRAFSARVSPQYLNEVTVIVHPSDSESVQCFVKSFRGEWQGSTMKGAHAVQQSPAKKPPHVRSPQSAAGFIGAVSTPSLGVHKMQIRHLTLEVSSGDITKESCDAIINSSNQSFSLKSGVSKAILDAAGLAVENECAQIVASQSQQADMIWTSGGQLPCRHIIHIIGRNNPAVIKDVVYSVIKSCEEKKFSSVAFPALGTGQGGAQPSAVADAMIEAVIDFVKKKKGTHLKMVKFLIFQPSMVSDFHQSMLKKQQGSVEEEGGIFGWVKGTFGAMTNFFTSGGYAEASAKEEFVFLGEEFEPVVFQLCGESEEDLNKARNLITSFIVKEHVSSKIEDSAISYFSQEEADVLSKLQRELTVSIQLSKSGPEPAFTVEGLTRDVVKAESQIRDMIRKVEKNMTRQREAFILSSQVEWQYQDHSGNLVPFDIFTNYDLEQAFVMKQPLVKININNDPYDASVAYGTAKGKRGQIELKRTDLKQQTVSLPSNWDDMKGNLVLRVAIQQSSQEYTDVEKQFRKTGLTSNILSIERVQNETLWKNYINQKVYLEKKNKHTNNEKLLFHGTGADNIDKINDRGFNRSYAGMHGAMYGNGVYFAVDPCYSARGYAKPDQQGHKRMYLARVLVGDFTTGKPGLIAPPAKNSTGTEQYDSVTDGQKSMFVIFHDVHAYPEYLITFQ; from the exons ATGGAGAACTACCCTTATCCACTACTCGTGGAGGGAGATTGGTCCTCTGTCAACGCTAAAACACTCCAAAGCAAAgttcacatttattttcagaGCAGAAAGAAGTCTCAGGGAGGAGACTGCGTCATCAAATTGTCCGATCGGAGCTGTACGGTCTTCTTCAAATCAGAAGAAA TCCGAGATCAAGTTCTCGCTAAGGCTGAGCATGCAATACTCATCGAGAAACAGGAGGTGAAGCTGACGGTGTCCAAACCGGATTCAGaggca gctaaaacaggaagtgatgtgtCAGCGGGAGCTCTGCAAACAG CTGCGAGGACAACCTGCAGTGTGCGAGTGGATAACGTACCTGCTGATGCCATCACCAACAAGGAACTTCTGGAGCTGTACTTTGACAAGTGGGGTGGACCTGTAGAGAAAATCATCACAAATCCAGAGGAGAAAACCATTATTATTACATTCCGCTCACAAAATG CTGCAAAGAGAATTTTGGAGAAGACCGATCACACTTTATTCAGTCAGCCAGTCACCATGCGCCCATACC ATGGTCTTGATGTGAGTCAGACTGAAGCCAGTGAGGGTTTGGAAGACACTAAATGGTGCAGTGCTGTGGTTCTGGAGAATGTTCCGGAAGACATTAACCAAGAGTACCTCAGTCTTTTAGTGGGAAGTATCGGCAATCATTCTGAAGATGAATATTCCTTAGAGTTAATTCCAGAATCAAGCACTGCTGTTTCAACCTTTAATGACCCCAGCG CTGTAGAAAAGTTTCTTACAGAATGTGGAAATAACAGAACGTTCCAGAAGTACGGTCTCAAAGCCCGGCGCCTGGAAACAAGTAGACGCGTTAAAGTGGAGAACCTGCCTGCTCAGTGCAATGATGAATTTCTAGAACTTTACTTTGAAAAGCATGTAGGAAAAGTGGAAAGTATCAAGGCAATGGCAGATGAGCAAGTCGCTATCGTCACCTTTAGTGATCAACAGG CTGTTCAAAAAGCCCTGGGAAAAAAACACCTTATTCGCAACACCCAAGTTGATATATATCCATATTACACCTCCTTGGGTTCCGCCTTGTACGGCAAAGACAGACCAGCATGGACCCTGCCCAAACCATTTACAGATAAGATCCATCCTGCCATCAGAGAATTCCTCCAGAAGAAGGGACAAATCTCCTCCATCTGTAATCAGATGAGCTCACACTTCTGCCAAGTAAACATGGACAATGATGAAGTCCTGTTCAGTCCTCTTCCTGCCCTGCTCAGACAAAAGGGTATAACCAAAAAGCACATAGACAACTGGAAGCTAGACACCATAGATGCTTTCAAACACATCCTCTCCAGCTTTGGTGTTTTTGAGTATGCGGTGATCCCTTCAGTATGGACTGCAGTAGAGAAAGACATCCGGTCAGTTGTAAAAGATAAAGCTGTCCTGGAGGTGGATTTCTCGACAGGATGCCTGACTCTGGCAGGAATGGCCAACGATATTAACATATTGAAACCGATATTGGAGAAAGTTTTAAAGGAAGCATCACttcagatggagagagacatgAACAAGACCTCCAGTAGCATTATTATGTCCACTGGCATATTCTTGTTATTTCAGCAAGAGGGACTGCAACACAGTGCTTCAGCCAAATATCCACAGCTGGAACTCATGTACAAAAAAGACACCAATCAGTTAACGTTAACTGGGCTTCCTGTGGAAATTATTGACATCAAGAATATGATCTTAGAGAGGCAATTGTGCATGAAAGAGAAGATCCTGAAAATGGACTCTTCATTACTGGAGTTCTTGAGATCTGTGGACTCTGAGGAAATGTCAGGAGATCTGTTCATATCCAAGCGAATTAGTGCAGTCTACAGATTTGAAAATGGGAACATTGTTTTGACCGCAAGTACAGACAAAGCATTGACTGAGGCTGAGGAGAAGCTTTATACAACACTGATATTCCAGAGCCTTTCTGTAGAAGACCAAGATCTGCTTGGTAAGCCAGAATGGCAAGCTCTCACTAATGAGCTGTATGGTACATACAACTTATCCAGGAAGAAAACAGTGCTCATAAAATCCTCAAGGAACGGGGTTGTAGTCTGTGGCTTTCAGGAACCGGTTAGAGAGGTTAGTAAAAGTCTGGAGCAATTTATTGATGCACACTCAAGGATAGAAGAGGCAGTTCGTGTCCAGTCTTATGCCGTGGTGAAATTCATCAGAGAGAAGATGCCGCAGCTTTGGCAGAAATTTCAAAAGGGTGATGAACTGAACATAAAGTTTGACTCAAAAAGGCCATTGATTCGAGTGTCTGGAGAGCGTATTCATGTTCAGCCTGCACTAAATTGTTTTCAGAAAATTGCAAGAAGTCTCCACACTGATAGATTAACAATTAGAAAAGCAGGAGCCAAAAAGTATTTTGAGGAACAGGAAGCCATGGTCATGATGATGATAAAGGAACAAAGATTTGTGGTTGTGCTTGAGGATGCTTCtatggaggaagaggatgaggagagTTACAATGAGGAGAGTGATGTTGAAGGTAGAGCGGAAGATTTTGGACAGCTTTTCTGTGAGGTTCAGGCTCCTGGTGGGATTGTCATCAAAGTCCTGAAGGCTGATATCTGCCAAATTAAAGTAGATGTTGTGGTCAATGCTGCCAACGAGGACTTAAAGCACATTGGTGGTTTAGCATTAGCACTTCTGAATGCTGCAGGTCCATCTTTACAACAAAGCAGTGATCAATATGTAGCTAAACATGGGAAACTGCTACCTGGGAATGCTATTACCACAGAAGCAGGCCACCTGCCATGCAAATATGTAGTGCATGCTGTAGGTCCCCGCTATTACAGTACTGACAAGTTTACCGCTGTGAAGAAACTCAGACAGGCTGTGAGGGAAAGTCTGAACCAAGCTGAATTTAAGAGGTGCTCCTCTATTGCTGTTCCTGCTATCAGCTCAGGGATATTCGGCTTTCCCCTCGACCTCTGCACTGAGAAGATTGCTGAGGAACTACATGCATACGTTGAAGACCAAACACGCCAAGGTGGCAGGAACACACTGAAAGAGATCCACTTGGTGGACAATAATCCCACAACTGTCAGTGCCATGGCTCAGGCTGTTAAAAAGGAGTTTTCAGACTTCAAACCCAGAATGACATTTCCACAGCAAATGGGCCGTGGCAGTGGTCACCGTACTCATGGTCACCACGGTCAGAATTATCGTGGTCATGGAAACCGAGGTCAGGGATATCGTGGACAAGGTGCTGGTACACATCGAGACATGGTGGCAAGGGGTAATGACTCACGAATGTACAGGGCAAAAGATTCTGAGGATTTTGAGACACAAAGACAGCCATACTCAAACCCACAATTGAGAACCCAATTTGAGGACAAGGCcaggtcagggtcagggtttcTTGAAACTCAGTCCACAAAAGAAGGACTGAAAATCATACTAAGGAAGGGGAATATCCAGGATGCACGT TCTGCTGTAATTGTCAATACCGTCTCAGAAGACCTGGACCTCAGTAAAGGTGCCGTCTCCAAAGCACTACTCAGCACCGCTGGTCCTCAACTACAGGCTGAAACTTATTCTCATCTGAAAGCATTTCGGACTCCCAGTCCGAATCATGGAGACATAGTGGAAACTAAGGGCTATAACTTAAATTGTCTAAAGGTCTTCCATACAGTTTGTCCATTTTGGAGTGGAGGGCATAGATCAGAAGATGAG ATTCTCAAAGGAATCATTCAAAAGTGCCTGATAAAAGCAGAGAACCAGAAAATGGCTTCGATTTCATTTCCAGCCATCGGCACGGGGAACCTTGGCTTTCCCAGAGATGTTGTGTCCAGAATTTTCCTCAGTGAGATTCGTGCCTTTAGTGCCAGAGTTTCTCCTCAGTACCTTAATGAGGTGACCGTAATTGTGCATCCGTCAGACAGCGAGAGTGTCCAG TGCTTTGTAAAGAGCTTCAGAGGTGAATGGCAGGGTTCCACCATGAAAGGAGCACATGCTGTTCAGCAATCACCAGCTAAAAAACCACCTCATGTTAGATCGCCACAGTCTGCTG CAGGTTTCATTGGAGCAGTTTCTACTCCTAGTCTTGGAGTGCACAAAATGCAGATAAGGCATCTGACTCTGGAGGTGTCTTCAGGTGACATCACCAAAGAGAGCTGTGATGCAATCATTAATTCCTCCAATCAGTCGTTCTCTCTGAAATCAG GCGTTTCCAAGGCCATTTTAGATGCTGCTGGGTTAGCAGTGGAAAATGAATGTGCACAGATTG tggcatcACAATCTCAGCAAGCAGACATGATCTGGACATCAGGAGGACAACTTCCATGCAGACACATTATTCACATTATAGGTCGAAACAATCCTGCAGTCATCAAGGATGTTGTTTACTCCGTTATAAAATCctgtgaggaaaaaaagttCTCCTCTGTTGCCTTTCCAGCCCTTGGCACAG GTCAAGGTGGGGCCCAGCCTTCTGCTGTTGCAGACGCCATGATTGAAGCCGTGATCGActttgtgaagaagaaaaaaggcacGCATTTGAAAATGGTAAAGTTCTTGATATTCCAGCCATCCATGGTGTCTGATTTCCACCAGAGCATGCTGAAGAAGCAGCAAGGAAGTGTCGAGGAGGAGGGTGGAATTTTTGGCTGGGTTAAAG GTACATTTGGTGCTATGACCAACTTCTTTACTAGTGGTGGCTATGCAGAAGCATCTGCAAAAGAAGAATTTGTGTTTCTGGGTGAGGAGTTCGAGCCTGTCGTGTTTCAGCTGTGTGGAGAGAGTGAGGAGGACCTGAACAAGGCGAGAAACCTCATCACCAGCTTCATTGTGAAGGAGCATGTAAGCTCAAAAATCGAGGACTCGGCCATCAGCTATTTCAGCCAGGAGGAGGCTGACGTGCtgagcaaactgcagagggagCTCACGGTCAGCATCCAACTCTCAAAGAGCGGCCCTGAGCCGGCGTTCACTGTGGAGGGCCTGACACGAGACGTAGTAAAGGCTGAGAGCCAAATCCGTGACATGATCCGTAAAGTGGAGAAGAACATGACACGCCAACGTGAAGCCTTTATACTGAGCAGTCAAGTAGAGTGGCAGTATCAGGACCACAGTGGGAACTTAGTGCCTTTTGATATTTTCACTAACTACGACCTGGAACAGGCTTTTGTAATGAAACAGCCTCTTGTAAAGATCAACATCAATAATGACCCATATGATGCCAGTGTAGCCTATGGGACGGCTAAGGGGAAACGTGGACAGATTGAACTGAAGAGGACTGATCTGAAAC aacaaacTGTTTCTTTGCCCAGTAACTGGGACGACATGAAGGGAAATTTAGTTTTACGCGTTGCGATTCAACAAAGCAGTCAGGAATACACAGATGTGGAGAAGCAGTTCAGGAAAACCGGACTGACATCAAATATCCTCTCA ATTGAAAGAGTTCAGAATGAGACACTTTGGAAGAACTACATAAACCAGAAGGTGTAcctggaaaaaaagaacaaacacacaaacaatgaaAAGCTGCTTTTCCACGGCACCGGCGCTGATAATATTGATAAGATCAACGACCGAGGTTTCAATCGCAGCTATGCCGGGATGCATG GGGCCATGTATGGGAACGGTGTGTATTTTGCTGTTGATCCATGCTACTCTGCACGAGGTTACGCCAAGCCTGATCAGCAAGGTCACAAGCGCATGTATTTGGCTCGAGTGTTAGTCGGTGACTTTACCACAGGGAAACCTGGTCTTATTGCACCTCCAGCCAAAAACTCCACCGGCACGGAGCAGTACGACAGCGTCACTGATGGCCAAAAATCTATGTTTGTGATCTTTCATGATGTTCATGCCTATCCTGAATACCTAATCACCTTCCAGTAA